agagctaatctagcaatgagatgaaaggacaaagttgctaacctttgtgatcatttgaatggatgggggccttcaaatcttgacaaaatttgggcaaaatttgtgatgagctcgagaggaagaagggaagaacagagaggagaggggaaaggaggaagaacagagcgcgggtggacgaagggtttatataggacgacctttagtaccggttcgaggcacgaaccggtactaaaggtgctggaggggccccagaCTGACAGCATCCTACCACCATTCTCTTTAGTACCGgctcgtggcacgaaccggtgctaaaagtttggcacgaaccggtactaatgagagcgTCCCGCCTAGCCGTTGAAACCGACACTAATGGTCACaccattagtgccggctcaaattcaaaccgggactaatgagctgaatttgaccctttttctactagtgcgatGAGCCCGTAGATTCGTCTCCTCTCTGACAGACGCTCCAGTGCCTGGTTGCAGGGAGTGGAATTCTAGTGCTTTCGCTCGAGGCACCGGCTAATAGATAGGTTAGGGTTTTAGTCCTCGCATGGGGCGGTGCTTGGGCGGATGGTGACGCTTCATCTTTGAGTCGCTCTTCTGATCTCCGATCCTCCTCGAGTCCGTCCTTGGGGATGGATTAGAGGGAGCTTCGGTGTTGATTTCTGGCAGCCCCTCGGGGCGGCAAGGCTAGGGTTTCTTCTCATGTGTATGGTACGGTGAGATTTGGTGTCAAGTTCTTTGGGTCGATTCAAGGGCCCAACGACGATGACGATCGTGGCTCCGGGGTGATGGTCTTTATGGGGACAAGCACTAAGACTTCCCTGCTGTTATCGATAAGGTTAAGTCGGCTCCAACAAGGGAGCCACAACAGTGACGTGTCGGCGGCTCATTCTGACAATGACATTGATCATTGTTCGGTCGTCCAGAAACCTCAATGTAATTCTTATTATATTTAGAATGTTTTGTATTTCTAATGAATCTTTATAATAAATCCGAATTCTCTAAAAAAAGGTCAGTTACGACATAGTTACAAGAAACTAAAACTTTATTATGCCGACATTCCCTTGGAGGGCATGACAAAGTGTACATTCTTATGTCAATTTACGTCATTGCGGGGATGACAATTTATTTAAACAATAACGGCAAATCGTTGCAAAAAAAAACCCCTGAAATGAAGCGAATTTGATATGTTGCTAACTAAATTTGCCATCCTCGGCCAACACAAACCATCATGAAAACATTCGCATTTACCATGCTCCCGAGCGAACGTCCGCTGGTTAGGCCGGGACCCACAATGtgaaaaataaaagcaaaaaaaCAAACAATATGAAGAAAATCAAAAAAGAAAATTATGACGAATAAAGAAAAATCAGAGAAAAAACAAAGTATAATGAAGACAAAAACAGAAGAAAACcgaagaaaaaccaaaaaaataaacaaaaacaaaaatgaataaaaaaaaagaaaaaccaaaGCAGCGCGAGCAACTACGTTAATGGGTCGGCCCAATTCAACGAATACCGGTTAAATCCTCTCAAAGTTCAAAATAGACCGGGATCGGAGAATTTGATGTGAGTTCAGGGTTTGATATAGCTTTTGTCTACAAGTTCAAGGTTTATTTTGAACTTTTTCCTACAAGAAACTGTACTCCTTCCCCATCCGTTCTTCTcaaagccgccgccgccatctcccaCAAACCTAATAATTACGTAATCAGCTTCTGCAGTCAGTACGCTCGTAGCAGAGGCTTGTGACGGAGGTCCCAGCGCACCGCGGCCGACGTTGCAATTGCATGCAGCACACTGCCGATCGAGGTTGGTTGATCAACGATCTGGGCGGCCGACGCCCGATGGGTTTCCGGCGGTTTGTGCATCTGGTGACGAACGACGCTCGCAGCACCTACACTCTGCGCCGCATCGACATGTCGCGCTTCTTCCGCCCACCACCGCTCGTCGGCCACATCGCCGGAGCAGGAGAAGAAGGCCCGGCGCTGGAACACGGCTGCCTGCCCGACCCCACGTCGCGCTTTGAAGCTCCGTCGGGCTCGGGCCGGCCCCTCAAAGGCGTGATGGACTTCTTCCTCCTCAAGACCAACCATAGACACGAAGCGGAGGAGGGAGAGCTTGACCTTAACATGGTGGTCGCCACGGACCACACGGGCCGCGCCCTCATCTACGACCCCGACTCGCTGGCCGTCCGCGCGCTGCCCAGGCTGCCGGAGCGCAAGTACATCCCCGTCTCCCTCACCGCCGGCGGCGCCCTCTACGTGTTCGACCGGATCCCCCAGCTCCACAAGAAGCGGTGCTGCGAGGCGCTCACCTTCCGCCGGCCCCGCGGCGAGCACGAGGACTGGTCGTGGCGCGCTCTGCCCCCGCCCCCCTTCGTGCACGAGCCCAGCAGCCACGGCGCCCCCGGCCAAATCGACTCCTACgcggtggccggcgacggcgagaGCCTCTGCATATCCACCAGACGCATGGGCACGTACTCCTACGACATTAAGAAACGCGGCTGGACCAAGCTCGGGAGCTGGGCGCTGCCATTCAGCGGCCTCGCCGAGCACGTCCGCGAGCACGGGCTCTGGTTCGGCATCTGCTCCTCGGACGACGGCGAGAACACGTTCGGCGCCGCCGACCTCAGGGCCGCCTCCGGTCTGACGCCGCCTCCGCTGCATGGCTCGTGGGAGGACATCACGCCGCCCATGGAAGGGCACGCGCTGGGGACGCACGTTGTGCACCTCGGCTCCTCCAAGTTCTGCATCGCCAGGTTCCTCGAGGCTGTCACCTCGCATGTCTCTGAAGAGTCTACTAGCCCAGTCCTATCAGTATCAGGTAGAGGACGTCCTCGCCGTTTTCACCGGCGTGGAGGTGCAGAGGCAGGGTGAAGCTCTTCGTGTGGTCAGGCATAGGTCGGAACTTTACAAGATCCTGGAGGGCCAACTTGCCTACTGGGTATTTTAATACTGGCAGATTTACAAGATAGGCCATCGGATTCGACACCGAGACACGTGCAAATTATAGCCATCGAAGAACCGGTGTAGTTCAATGGTTCAAGTGACATTTCATCTTCAGAAGACGCGCTTGGAAGGTTGTCCACGGCATAGTGTGACGCAATGGGAGTATTTCTAAATTTGCTTGCGGAATGATATGTTTCAAAGTGCCAAAAGTCTGCCAAACTTTATAAAATCCCCTCCACGTTCCTCAGCTTTGTTGTGAATGGACGTCGATCAATGTCATTACATCAGAGACCTGGATACTGTATGCATGTCTGTATCCAGTTCGGTGCTTGCTGTAAGACATGATCTAGACATATAGTCTTCCTCGCGTGTCTCTGACCGAACTCTTCTGAACCGTTCTTGCACCTTGCACCCCATGGTTGCGCATGCCTGCTATATATACACATAAATATAAACATACGCATACACGACCCTCCTCTCGAAATAGGCATGGATATGAGAACTTTCTCCTGTGCCCTGCTGCTGGTGACGATGATGCCCCTTTCGACGAAAGCGTCTAGCAAAGTAAGATCGCGCTCCTCTCTCACAAGACTTCGCTTAATTTGCTTCTTTCAGCGAATGCGAGCTGACCGTCTTGTTATGAGAACATTCTGCCTCAAATTTACAGATATACATCGTGTATTTGGGGGAGAAGAAACATGATGATCCGTCTACGGTCACCGCGTCGCACCATGACATGCTAACCTCTGTTTTTGGGAGGTACTAGCTAGCTATAGTTGTTCCTGATTACATCTTTTAATATACATCATGTGACTTGCTCATCTTTTCGTTGTAGTTGGTGACTCACATTTCTTTACTTTTACTGGCAAAAGCAAGGATGAAGCCAGGAAGTCGATAGTTTACAATTACAAGCATGGATTCTCTGGATTCGCGGCGACACTCAATGAAACGCAAGCTCAAACACTTGCAGGTAATATTCGTTTCCAAGATATGGCATTAGCATGTCTTCTTTAAGAACTCTTTCAAGACGTTTTCATTAACCTCTTGTAAAGTAAGAGGGATTTTCAATTTTAGTGGTCCTTTGATCAAGATTGATTGAGTATTGCTCTTCTTATGATAAGTTTAGCCGAATCCGTTGAAAAGGATAGGTTTGGGTGAGGTTTTTTGGCACTCAGGATCACATGATCTTTTTTAGGATCTGAGCCTCTTTGAAACATGCATGATCGACTGAAACTAATCATGTCCCAAGTGTAGAATTCCCTGAAGTTGTCCGCGTGAAGCTTAACACTTACCACAAACCGCACACAACTCAGAGTTGGGACTTCCTCGGCCTTGACTACGATGgaccacaacaacaacaaccacaacaacAGGAAGGCCTTCTGCAAAGAGCAAAGTACGGAGAAAACATCATCATCGGGGTGATTGATTCAGGTTTGCAATTACATTTATAAGTTAAATCACCATCCACACATCCAAAACTTGGAAACCCAAAGTAGGAGATGGAGTACATCGTCAATTGATCACATGCTTATGGAACAGGCATATGGCCTGAATCACGAAGCTTTGATGACACCGGATATAGCCCTGTGCCGGCACGGTGGAACGGCGTGTGCCAGATTGGACATGCGTGGAATGCCACGAGTTGCAACAGGAAGATCATCGGCGCCCGATGGTATAGTGGTGGCATCAGCGCTGACGTGCTTAAGATGGACTACAATTCCCCTAGGGACCTCACTGGCCATGGCACACATGTAGCCTCAACGATTGCCGGTAGCCAGGTGTGGAATGTGAGCCACAGAGGGGGTGGCCTTGGTGTCGGTATGGCTCGCGGTGGAGCACCACGGTCTCGATTGGCTATATACAAGGTATGTTGGGTCGATGGGAGTTGCCCCGAGGCAGCGATCCTTGCGGCCATCGATGATGCCATAAAGGATGGCGTGGACGTCCTGTCGCTCTCACTAGGAGGCAGTCCTGGCGAGGAGATCTTTGAGACATTGCATGCTGTATTGCAAGGCATCTCCGTTGTGTTTGCAGGCGGGAATGAAGGCCCCGTGCCACAAACGGTGTTGAATGCCGTGCCATGGGTCATGACGGTGGCTGCTAGCACAATAGACAGGTCATTCCCAACCCAAGTGACGCTCGGGAACAATGAAAAGTTGGTGGTACGTACAAACAAATCTTAAATCTTCGAGTAATTCTCATGTTATTCGATATGGTATTTTTTGTCATTTGATTTTGTCTAAAAAGGAATATTAATCACATTTATAAGCATTTGGTTCAACATCCAAGAATCCAAGTTTCAAAGTATCACGCGCATGTATGACGTACAGACAAAAGTTGAACTAATATTTCAGGTTGTGCAGATTTGAATAGTGTAGTAAATCATCTTCAAAGTTTACAATTTCAAAAATCTCGAGCAACCGAGTTGCTAACAAAAATGCAATTACCAAATTGTAGAAAAACACCTGCATTAATATGATAGATCAAATTGGTGTTGCCCTCCAGTGTTCACGAAGTTACATGCATTGTTTTGCCACATGAACGTGACTCTTTCCTCAACAAAACAACTTGACTCTTCCGAGATGCATGCAAAAAGGAAAATGGAGCTAGGGGCGGAGCGAGAAGTATATGGATGAACCTGGGTACATATGAACCCACTTTAAAAAACAAAATtttaaattctgaaaaaaatttgCACCGGTACGTCTCCATGTTTTATGTGCGTGCATAAAGTTTTACGGAAAAATAACTTTTTTATGGtctgtgcaaaaaagacaaaaaattATGTCGCGCAACACTATTTAGAAGCActgaaatttgtcttttttacgGAGGCAAAACAAAAAGACATTTTTTCATAAAACTTTGTGCCGTGTACACACATTTGCGAACTTGTATGCGTgatattttcttttcatttttttggCATTTTAAAACGTGCTTAAAATGCATTTTATGAAAAGTGGATGCATATGCCCTGGGTTCAGATGGTGCCCTCTCGGGACGGAGCCGGATAATGGAGATGGCCATCATACCATAGAAGGCATATTCACATAGCATAGTAAATATCATAGTGTCTAGATAGTCTAAATATGCCAGTTGTTCGAAAATATGAATGAAAACTATTGTCTATTAATTTAGAGTTGGTTCTACGATCACCACTATCAAAGGATGATTTATTTAGACCTTAACCAGgctttcttcttcttcatctctACACAACCACAGGTGAACAATCGAAAAATTTCTAATTAGTTTTTTATGTATACCCTCGACGCCTTCTCGCTTCTAATTACTTTCTACACACAAGTTAATCTAATATTGGGAGAGTAGCCAATGACTAACCAAAACATAATcagaatttcagatgagtttttattaaaaggaggataacccccggcctctgcatctgggagatgcatgcggtcattttattgattattttcgaggaccttacaaagtagaaCAATAATATGTCTGAATCCGCCAACATCTGCCGCTACTCAtatccatatgatgaaggggTGCAAGCCGGGCCACATACCCGAcctctcacctaagcctaacatctaaagccggaggcccCGACCGAGCCATCTACCGGGTTCGGGGCACAAATCGGCTGGTTGCACTCACATGTGTCATCGCCGTCATCTTCTACTggtccatcttcagagcagattaaggtgtcaaccttggcaggtcctccaccatcgacgccaccacaacgccaaacgacgacctccacctacgcgagccttggcaggtcctccgccatggacgccaccacgacgccaaaTGATGACCTCCACATATGTGAGCCCTTCTCCGAGCAACGGACCCAGATCCATGCTAGGATAGGTCCGCACTatcaccgtcgtccaccacccacaagcgccacccaaccccaaggttcccaaagtggcgccttcaagaagggaatgacgccgtgagcgccgccgccgcccaacaaAGTTAGGGCTTTCACCTGGGAGACCTAGGGGAAGGGGAAGTGAGGAGATCAGTCCATaccgacgcctccaaggaggggaacGGCGCCATAGGCGTCGCCGTAAGCGCGGCCGGCCAGGGATTTCGCCCGAACTAGATCCCCGCCACCACCAGCGCCTCCTGTATAGAACCGGCGACCAAGGGAAGCGCGGCCCGACCAGGCTGGCCCGCACGCcgaacaggggaggaggggaggcgccAGATCGCGCGCACCGACCGCCGCAGAAGCCCACACCATCCGCCAACGACCACTGGGATCCCGCCGCCCGCGCGGCCAGGACGCCAGATCCACCGCCCGCCCGGCTGCTCGCCGGAGCCTGCCGTGTCTCGCCAAAGGAGCCGCCGCTCCAGATCCGGGACTCCCCACACCAAGGCAGGGTAGCCGAGACCCCGCCGCCACAATCCTTGGCGCCCCGGGCTTGCCCGGCGGCTGCCTCAGGCGGCGGCGAGAAGGTGGGGCAAGGTGGGagggggccgcggcggcgcggctaaGGTTGCCCCGCCGCTGCCGGGGGAGGCGACGTGGGGGTCGCGAGAGGAGAGGTTGTGGGGATCTTTTCCTTGTGAAGCCTCTGGTATTTTTCTATTCAACTCAAAACTAATCTCTTAAAATTCCAGATGAGTATGTAGACTATCATTTCTTCCTTACCCTGTGACTGCACCCTTGCTGCTATGGGTCAGCACCCATGCATGATGGAAACTAACAATCCATCCGTGGATCGAACCAACAACAGGTATATTTAGCGCCACCCTGAAGCTTTCCataatttctactccctccatttctaaatataagaccttttaaATATTTTAATAcaaactacatacggagcaaaatgaatgaatctacactctaaaatgcgtTTATATACATCTGTATATAGTACATAGTGAAATCTttaaaaggtcttatatttagaaacggagagATAGAGTACAGAAGGAATGGTTCCTTATAGGGTTTTACAATTTGACCTGGAGCTGAGTTTGACCTTCATCATGCAAAAATAAGAATTTACTCCCCGTGGCGTGCCTTGTACTTCCTCTGTATCTTCTTACTTTGCATATTAGGTTTGTCTTAATTCAAACTTAGtaatgtttgaccaaatttatattaaaaaatgCCAACATCTACAATATCAGTTAAAAGGACAGTACctcttgccccccccccccccccccccccccatagtTTGTTCCATAGAATAAAATTGAATCATATTTATTCCCTCCGTTCTAAAGTAAGTGTCGTGATTTTAGTTGACATTtattttggaacgaagggagtactatAGAACAGCCCTTTTAATATCCTCAATGCTATGGCTTGGTCCAAATTGTGAATCTGATCATTGTACATGATCGCCCAGCCAGACACATATAAGATTTTTTTTGTTAGCACATATAAGATGTTGTAGACAAAATATGCACGTACTTGATGTGAGGTTGTAGGGCCGAGGTTAtggactagagggggtgaataatCCTATCAAAAATTACTACTCCAAATTTTAGTTTTTCTAAGATAAGGTTGAAACCTGTGGCATCTACATCATTGTGATGCATACAATCAGCATGCATACAATCAGCTTTATTAAGCTTGATTCAACACAATGAGGACGAAGTTATCGACAAATGGAGTACAGAACATAGATAGCTACCCCAGAACCATTACAAGATATGAATATAACCACTTTGACTAAGTCAACTTCTTCTGACGCAACGCCTTTGAGAAGGATAAACACCCTCACACTGGCGTCACGCCGTCACTACGTTTGGCCGGAAACGACCAAGACAGAAATTTACCCTTGTTATCACAACCAACCACTACAGGTCATCAGATCAGTAAGAAGACAATGCCTTGAAGAAGGTAACAACGCAAGATTGTCGCTACAGTGCCCGATCAATAAAGGCTAGAACATGAGTTTTTACCCTGGACATGAAGCAATGTTCCAGTTATCATCTTGATGTGGGATCTTAAGAAAGTTGTGGTAGCCAAATACGATTGAAAAATATGATGTTTTCTGATGTTCAGATAGTCAGTGCTACCTACTCCTCATTCGTTGGGGTCTAGGCACAAAGTCCTAAGACCACAAATGTCTCGGTAAGGTCGCCCACAAAGAGCCAACCAAACACTTTCCCACCTATGCCACAGTGGCTTGATACCACCAGGGACAAACCCTCACTCTGGGTTGATCCTATACAAAGAAGGCAATTATGGGGCATGTACAAACTCTGGATTGCTTTACACCTTGAAGGTTCTCATGTACTCCTAACAGTTTAGGAGGTTCACACCCTCCAAGGATAACAAGTAACAAAGTCACTTTGAGGAAGTCTCCAAG
The sequence above is a segment of the Aegilops tauschii subsp. strangulata cultivar AL8/78 chromosome 6, Aet v6.0, whole genome shotgun sequence genome. Coding sequences within it:
- the LOC141025326 gene encoding uncharacterized protein; translation: MQHTADRGWLINDLGGRRPMGFRRFVHLVTNDARSTYTLRRIDMSRFFRPPPLVGHIAGAGEEGPALEHGCLPDPTSRFEAPSGSGRPLKGVMDFFLLKTNHRHEAEEGELDLNMVVATDHTGRALIYDPDSLAVRALPRLPERKYIPVSLTAGGALYVFDRIPQLHKKRCCEALTFRRPRGEHEDWSWRALPPPPFVHEPSSHGAPGQIDSYAVAGDGESLCISTRRMGTYSYDIKKRGWTKLGSWALPFSGLAEHVREHGLWFGICSSDDGENTFGAADLRAASGLTPPPLHGSWEDITPPMEGHALGTHVVHLGSSKFCIARFLEAVTSHVSEESTSPVLSVSVGDSHFFTFTGKSKDEARKSIVYNYKHGFSGFAATLNETQAQTLAEFPEVVRVKLNTYHKPHTTQSWDFLGLDYDGPQQQQPQQQEGLLQRAKYGENIIIGVIDSGIWPESRSFDDTGYSPVPARWNGVCQIGHAWNATSCNRKIIGARWYSGGISADVLKMDYNSPRDLTGHGTHVASTIAGSQVWNVSHRGGGLGVGMARGGAPRSRLAIYKVCWVDGSCPEAAILAAIDDAIKDGVDVLSLSLGGSPGEEIFETLHAVLQGISVVFAGGNEGPVPQTVLNAVPWVMTVAASTIDRSFPTQVTLGNNEKLVSWFYDHHYQRMIYLDLNQAFFFFISTQPQIKVSTLAGPPPSTPPQRQTTTSTYASLGRSSAMDATTTPNDDLHICEPFSEQRTQIHARIGPHYHRRPPPTSATQPQGSQSGAFKKGMTP